The Streptomyces sp. P9-A4 genome contains a region encoding:
- a CDS encoding ATP-binding SpoIIE family protein phosphatase, giving the protein MGGADTEGRGEGPDSAVLEALFTQSPLGLFLFDERLRVRRYNASPRGLSGISAEEVIGRTFAEVDTGFDTTELVVLAGETLRTGHSVIHHTVKGSPVGRPDREMAVSVSLFRVEEAADGRPGVVMAVEDVTEREAARARLDLLHDAHRRIGTTLDATVTARELAEVLVPALADAVTVHIVDAVLRGERRRPGPVDAGQPLRRTAFLAGPGARPEERDTVLETLPFATPFTRTLEDGTPRLVARLDAAGTWPPEMSEHARALAAAGVHSVMTVPLAVPEAVLGVVTLYRSERTQPYTRQDLDLAAQVASRAALGIDHASSYARERNTATALQRHLRPSRTPRLTTVETAHLYLPLTAGGDWFDVIELSGARVGLVVGDVTGHGIETAATMGRLRTALRTLADLDLEPDEVLTHLDEIAARLAREGADGDGHGDGTGTGTGTAVATCAYAVYDPVTLRFSLASAGHRAPLLVSPAGEVTTVGIDAGPPLGTGHGTYETVFCDLDDGAVLCLYTDGLLGGRDDAKDTLRRVLAYPDRALSETVDAVAYALADEHAEDDTVLLLARTHGLTEDQVAQWDLPADPSVVSTARALTERQLAAWGLRDLAFETELIVSELVTNAIRYGNGPVRLRLIRDRYLTCEVTDGSSTSPHMRRARDTDEGGRGLYLVMSLSHRWGTRYAARGKTVWSQQALPGAPT; this is encoded by the coding sequence GTGGGTGGAGCCGATACCGAGGGGCGTGGGGAGGGGCCGGACTCCGCCGTGCTGGAAGCCCTGTTCACGCAGTCCCCGCTGGGCCTCTTCCTCTTCGACGAGCGGTTGCGCGTGCGCCGCTACAACGCCAGTCCCCGCGGCCTCAGCGGCATCTCGGCGGAAGAGGTGATCGGACGTACCTTCGCTGAGGTCGACACCGGCTTCGACACGACCGAACTCGTCGTCCTCGCGGGGGAGACGCTGCGCACGGGCCACTCCGTGATCCACCACACCGTGAAGGGCAGCCCCGTCGGCCGGCCGGATCGGGAGATGGCGGTGTCGGTCTCGCTGTTCCGCGTGGAGGAAGCCGCCGACGGGCGACCCGGGGTCGTGATGGCGGTCGAGGACGTGACCGAGCGCGAGGCCGCCCGCGCCAGGCTGGACCTCCTCCACGACGCGCACCGCCGGATCGGCACGACGCTGGATGCCACGGTCACCGCGCGTGAACTGGCCGAGGTGCTGGTACCGGCCCTCGCCGACGCCGTGACCGTACACATCGTGGACGCCGTACTGCGCGGCGAGCGGCGCCGCCCCGGCCCGGTGGACGCCGGGCAGCCGTTGCGCAGAACGGCCTTCCTGGCCGGACCCGGGGCGCGCCCCGAGGAAAGGGACACGGTCCTGGAGACGCTCCCGTTCGCCACCCCGTTCACCAGGACCCTCGAAGACGGCACGCCACGCCTGGTGGCACGGCTGGACGCGGCGGGCACCTGGCCCCCCGAGATGTCCGAGCACGCCCGCGCCCTCGCCGCCGCCGGGGTCCACTCGGTGATGACCGTCCCCCTCGCCGTACCCGAGGCGGTGCTCGGAGTCGTCACGCTGTACCGCTCGGAGCGGACCCAGCCGTACACGCGACAGGACCTCGACCTCGCCGCCCAGGTCGCCTCACGGGCCGCCCTCGGTATCGACCACGCCTCCAGCTACGCGCGCGAGCGGAACACGGCCACCGCCCTCCAGCGGCATCTGCGGCCGAGCCGCACTCCCCGGCTGACGACCGTCGAGACGGCTCACCTGTACCTGCCCTTGACGGCCGGCGGGGACTGGTTCGACGTGATCGAACTGTCCGGGGCCAGGGTCGGCCTCGTCGTCGGAGACGTCACCGGACACGGCATCGAGACGGCGGCCACCATGGGACGGCTCCGTACCGCGCTGCGCACACTCGCCGATCTGGACCTGGAGCCGGACGAAGTGCTGACGCACCTCGACGAGATCGCCGCCCGGCTCGCCCGGGAGGGCGCCGACGGTGACGGGCACGGAGACGGCACCGGCACCGGCACCGGCACGGCGGTCGCCACCTGCGCGTACGCGGTCTACGACCCCGTCACGCTCCGGTTCTCCCTCGCGTCCGCCGGGCACCGCGCCCCTCTGCTCGTCTCGCCGGCGGGCGAGGTGACGACCGTGGGGATCGATGCGGGTCCTCCGCTCGGCACGGGCCACGGCACGTACGAGACGGTCTTCTGCGACCTCGACGACGGCGCGGTCCTCTGCCTCTACACCGACGGACTGCTCGGGGGCCGTGACGACGCCAAGGACACGCTCCGGCGGGTCCTCGCGTACCCGGACCGGGCGCTGTCGGAGACGGTCGACGCGGTCGCCTACGCACTGGCCGACGAGCACGCCGAGGACGACACCGTCCTGCTGCTGGCCCGCACCCACGGGCTCACCGAGGACCAGGTCGCCCAATGGGACCTCCCGGCCGACCCCTCGGTGGTCTCCACCGCCCGCGCCCTCACCGAACGCCAGCTTGCGGCCTGGGGGCTGAGGGACCTCGCCTTCGAGACCGAACTGATCGTCAGCGAACTGGTCACCAACGCCATCCGCTACGGAAACGGGCCGGTGCGGCTCCGCCTCATCCGGGACCGGTACCTGACCTGCGAGGTCACCGACGGCAGCAGCACCTCGCCGCACATGCGGCGCGCCCGCGACACCGACGAGGGCGGGCGCGGTCTGTACCTGGTGATGAGCCTCAGTCACCGCTGGGGCACGCGCTACGCGGCCCGGGGCAAGACGGTGTGGTCGCAGCAGGCGCTTCCCGGCGCTCCCACGTGA
- a CDS encoding ABC transporter substrate-binding protein, which translates to MTTPPSPPASTRAAEPAVLIGALVPLTRPGWVTAGRQLLAGLELAVEDVNNSGGIGRRPLELVVRDTAADPEKALAAVDELAHLGVAALAGEYHSVVARTAATRADALGLPYLCSSAVLDALTERPTARVARIAPAQSHGWRIYADFLLEAGHRHIAVAADPSVYWASGARILRDRLAPRGGDVTELDTRTLTPTALCDALVDSGATALLLLVGHPEPAVPIVRAVRRDRRLADILIGAPAGQPEFAEWAALLGDDGAAIPFLRYLPERPGPLGTRVAATLRERLAEAPSFVAFEGYDTITVLADVLRSHGVDRSRIAESWPHVAVEGTRGQIRFSRPPGIDVLQWAWPPVQVVDRDPSAPDRFRILHTG; encoded by the coding sequence ATGACCACGCCCCCATCGCCGCCTGCATCCACACGGGCCGCCGAACCGGCCGTCCTGATCGGCGCACTGGTTCCGCTGACCCGGCCCGGCTGGGTCACGGCGGGGCGGCAGCTGCTCGCCGGCCTCGAACTGGCCGTCGAGGACGTCAACAACTCCGGCGGGATCGGCAGAAGGCCGCTGGAGCTGGTAGTCAGGGACACCGCGGCCGACCCGGAGAAGGCCTTGGCCGCCGTCGACGAGCTGGCCCACCTGGGGGTGGCCGCCCTGGCGGGCGAGTACCACAGCGTCGTCGCCCGCACCGCCGCCACCAGGGCCGACGCCCTCGGTCTGCCGTACCTCTGCTCGTCGGCGGTGCTCGACGCGCTCACCGAACGGCCGACGGCACGGGTCGCGCGCATCGCCCCCGCGCAGTCCCACGGCTGGCGGATCTACGCGGACTTCCTGCTCGAAGCGGGCCACCGGCACATAGCCGTGGCGGCCGACCCGAGCGTCTACTGGGCATCGGGGGCCCGCATCCTGCGCGACCGTCTCGCGCCTCGCGGCGGCGACGTCACCGAACTCGACACGCGCACGCTCACCCCCACGGCGCTGTGCGACGCCCTCGTCGACAGCGGCGCGACCGCCCTCCTCCTCCTGGTCGGCCACCCGGAGCCGGCGGTGCCGATCGTCAGGGCGGTCCGCCGGGACCGCCGCCTCGCCGACATCCTGATCGGCGCGCCGGCCGGGCAGCCGGAGTTCGCCGAGTGGGCGGCGCTGCTGGGCGACGACGGCGCCGCCATCCCGTTCCTGCGCTACCTGCCCGAACGCCCGGGCCCCCTCGGCACGCGCGTGGCGGCGACCCTCCGCGAACGGCTTGCCGAGGCACCCTCCTTCGTCGCCTTCGAGGGCTACGACACGATCACGGTCCTCGCGGACGTACTGCGCTCCCACGGCGTGGACCGGTCCCGCATCGCCGAGTCCTGGCCACACGTGGCCGTCGAAGGCACCCGCGGCCAGATCCGCTTCTCCCGCCCGCCGGGCATCGACGTCCTGCAGTGGGCCTGGCCGCCCGTGCAGGTCGTGGACCGCGACCCGTCGGCACCCGACCGCTTCCGAATCCTCCACACCGGCTGA
- a CDS encoding MmyB family transcriptional regulator: protein MVHPAGEGPHQRRVRRGARRGRRRAAAGRGRAHLPVRPGSGRPARPPSRRRDVEVPPRVHRLLDSITMSAAFVRNGRLDVIAHNALGRALHAPMFDSPTTDKRGRPTFARDHFPDGGSRDFFVDWDSGAAATVALLCSEAGR, encoded by the coding sequence GTGGTACACCCGGCTGGAGAAGGGCCACATCAGCGGCGTGTCCGACGAGGTGCTCGCCGCGGTCGCCGACGCGCTGCAGCTGGACGAGGACGAGCGCACCTACCTGTTCGACCTGGGTCGGGCCGCCCGGCCCGCCCGCCGTCCCGCCGCCGGGACGTCGAGGTCCCGCCCCGCGTCCACCGGCTGCTCGACTCGATCACGATGTCCGCCGCCTTCGTACGCAACGGCCGCCTGGACGTCATCGCCCACAACGCGCTCGGCCGGGCCCTGCACGCGCCGATGTTTGACAGCCCCACCACCGACAAGCGCGGTCGGCCCACCTTCGCCCGCGACCACTTCCCCGACGGCGGCTCCCGGGACTTCTTCGTCGACTGGGACTCCGGCGCCGCCGCCACCGTCGCGCTGCTGTGCTCCGAGGCGGGCCGCTAG
- a CDS encoding DUF1254 domain-containing protein, with translation MTEDLEQLATEAYVYGFPLVFDLEQVSRFVQDGMSALPAAPFNVLSHASALAGPRDTFVSVNNDTVYSLAQLDLSGGPLLLRVPDTAGRYYVMQFVDAWTNNFAYLGRRATGTGAGAFLLTGPGWTGDVTDGIRQISAPTSVATIVGRWACAGPDDVAAVRALQQATTLEPFGAPGPVDGLPVPDAGVDEDLRFFEELRVWMRAFPPSPTDLAYQQRFAPLGLLEPSTPYAEPDDALARALRAGLQAGRRLVEGGLMGGAHAPGTGWELNIHAFDYNRDFFEVGTLDDPQWIIKDDEAAHLQRAGAARAGLWGNHGYEAAYAIVHKDGDGHPLDGRKAYTLRFDSPPPVDAFWSLTMYDTPDYYLVENPIDRYSIGDRTPGLHYADDGALTLYLQPDRPVTPEAAANWLPTPSGAFRPILRMYQPRPEVLDGTYDPPPITGASPA, from the coding sequence ATGACGGAAGATCTCGAACAGCTTGCGACCGAGGCGTACGTCTACGGCTTCCCGCTGGTCTTCGACCTCGAGCAGGTGTCCCGCTTCGTCCAGGACGGGATGTCCGCGCTGCCCGCGGCCCCGTTCAACGTCCTCAGTCACGCCAGCGCGCTGGCCGGGCCCCGGGACACCTTCGTCAGCGTCAACAACGACACCGTCTACTCCTTGGCCCAGCTGGATCTCAGCGGAGGGCCGCTGCTGCTGCGGGTGCCGGACACGGCCGGGCGCTATTACGTGATGCAGTTCGTCGACGCCTGGACGAACAACTTCGCCTACCTGGGGCGACGGGCCACCGGCACCGGAGCGGGCGCCTTCCTGCTGACCGGACCCGGCTGGACCGGCGACGTTACCGACGGAATCCGGCAGATTTCCGCCCCGACCTCGGTGGCCACGATCGTGGGCCGCTGGGCCTGCGCGGGGCCCGACGACGTCGCCGCCGTACGGGCCCTGCAGCAGGCCACGACCCTGGAGCCGTTCGGCGCACCCGGTCCCGTGGACGGTCTGCCCGTGCCGGACGCCGGCGTGGACGAGGACCTGCGGTTCTTCGAAGAGCTTCGCGTGTGGATGCGGGCCTTCCCTCCGTCGCCCACCGACCTCGCGTACCAGCAGCGCTTCGCACCTCTGGGGCTGCTCGAACCCTCCACGCCCTACGCCGAGCCCGACGACGCCCTGGCGCGGGCGCTGCGGGCGGGGCTCCAGGCCGGCCGGAGACTTGTGGAAGGCGGACTGATGGGCGGAGCGCACGCGCCGGGGACCGGCTGGGAACTCAACATCCACGCCTTCGACTACAACCGCGACTTCTTCGAGGTCGGCACCCTGGACGACCCGCAGTGGATCATCAAGGACGACGAGGCCGCCCACCTGCAGCGCGCCGGCGCCGCCCGCGCCGGTCTGTGGGGCAACCACGGCTACGAGGCCGCCTACGCCATCGTCCACAAAGACGGGGACGGACACCCTCTGGACGGCAGGAAGGCGTACACCCTGCGCTTCGACTCTCCGCCCCCGGTGGACGCCTTCTGGTCGCTGACCATGTACGACACCCCGGACTACTACCTCGTCGAGAACCCGATCGACCGCTACTCCATCGGCGACCGCACCCCCGGCCTCCACTACGCCGACGACGGCGCCCTGACCCTGTACCTCCAGCCCGACCGGCCCGTCACCCCCGAGGCGGCGGCAAACTGGCTGCCTACTCCGTCAGGAGCCTTCCGTCCCATCCTGCGTATGTACCAGCCGCGGCCCGAAGTCCTCGACGGCACGTACGACCCGCCGCCGATCACCGGCGCTTCCCCTGCCTGA
- a CDS encoding thioredoxin family protein — protein MAKRVHQPREDAEFDFVLRMSGVPVLAYFTGTWPKAIENCRAMDLVVGGIADEYADRLTVVRTDITRCPAATERYGVTGAPSYVLLKDGEAVAHGTGVMTTVEVRELLDGHL, from the coding sequence ATGGCGAAGCGGGTTCACCAGCCCCGAGAGGACGCGGAGTTCGACTTCGTCCTCAGGATGAGCGGAGTGCCGGTCCTCGCGTACTTCACCGGGACCTGGCCCAAGGCGATCGAGAACTGCCGGGCCATGGACCTCGTCGTGGGTGGCATCGCCGACGAGTACGCGGACCGCCTGACGGTCGTCCGTACCGACATCACGCGCTGCCCGGCCGCGACCGAGCGGTACGGGGTCACCGGAGCCCCCTCCTACGTCCTGTTGAAGGACGGAGAGGCGGTGGCGCACGGCACGGGGGTCATGACGACCGTCGAGGTCCGGGAGTTGCTGGACGGCCACCTCTGA
- a CDS encoding alpha/beta hydrolase — MPRFRHIKTFALCAAVLAATTTMATTTTAVAVDPDPLARFHGRHVDWHACALGADDEVGRALDAAGADCGDITVPLDYADPGGRTISVAVSRLKATDTEHRVGPLLLNDGGPAGAGLHMPLSVSKVMGEVADRYDLIGMDPRFVGRSTPLDCGWDIGSAPMRSAGADRAAYREEVALARDLAGRCERAHGDVLPYVTTRNTARDMDVIRAALGADTLSYLGYSYGSYLGEVYSQLFPGRTDRMVLDGVMSPDRYGTALLHGAEAANEGALRAWASWAAARHGTYGLGATRAEVLATVDRILAAAEEEPLRIGKAYLLDEHVLPAVLIGGLGSDLDVRRADLAATVGLLARAADREPVEPSQEFAGQLEFLLTSAGSAPASQMTAIICGDVAERRGAAAYWRAVEESRERYPLAGPLAVNITSCEFWDRPAEPPTVLDNDVPALLVAATGDPRTVYASARTIREQWPSSRLLTVKGARQHGLYGEYGNACVDARVNAYLNTGRLPAYDLTCEARG, encoded by the coding sequence ATGCCACGATTCCGACACATCAAGACCTTCGCTCTCTGCGCGGCCGTACTCGCCGCCACCACCACGATGGCCACCACCACTACCGCAGTCGCCGTCGATCCGGACCCGTTAGCCCGGTTCCACGGCCGGCACGTCGACTGGCACGCCTGCGCCCTCGGCGCGGACGACGAGGTCGGCCGGGCGCTGGACGCCGCGGGCGCCGACTGCGGCGACATCACCGTGCCGCTCGACTACGCCGACCCCGGCGGCCGTACGATCTCCGTCGCCGTGTCCCGCCTGAAGGCCACCGACACCGAGCACCGCGTCGGCCCGCTGCTGCTCAACGACGGGGGACCGGCCGGCGCCGGCCTCCACATGCCGCTGTCCGTGTCGAAGGTGATGGGGGAGGTCGCCGACCGCTACGACCTGATCGGCATGGACCCGCGCTTCGTCGGCCGGAGCACCCCGCTGGACTGTGGCTGGGACATCGGCTCGGCCCCCATGCGCTCCGCGGGCGCCGACCGGGCGGCGTACCGCGAGGAAGTCGCCCTCGCGCGTGACCTGGCCGGGCGGTGCGAGCGCGCCCACGGCGATGTGCTGCCGTACGTCACCACCCGCAACACCGCCCGCGACATGGACGTCATCCGCGCCGCCCTCGGCGCGGACACCCTCTCCTACCTCGGTTACTCCTACGGCAGTTACCTCGGCGAGGTCTACTCGCAGCTCTTCCCCGGCCGCACCGACCGCATGGTGCTCGACGGCGTGATGTCCCCGGACCGCTACGGTACGGCGCTGCTGCACGGCGCCGAGGCGGCCAACGAGGGGGCCCTGCGCGCGTGGGCGTCGTGGGCTGCCGCGCGGCACGGCACCTACGGGCTGGGTGCCACACGTGCCGAGGTCCTGGCGACGGTCGACCGGATCCTCGCCGCCGCCGAAGAGGAGCCGCTACGGATAGGGAAGGCGTACCTCCTGGACGAGCACGTCCTCCCCGCCGTCCTCATCGGCGGCCTCGGCAGCGACCTCGACGTACGGCGCGCCGACCTGGCCGCGACCGTCGGCCTCCTCGCGCGTGCCGCGGACAGGGAGCCGGTCGAGCCGTCCCAAGAGTTCGCGGGGCAGCTGGAGTTCCTGCTGACCTCGGCGGGCTCCGCTCCCGCGAGCCAGATGACCGCGATCATCTGTGGCGACGTGGCCGAGCGGCGCGGTGCCGCCGCCTATTGGCGTGCGGTCGAGGAGTCGCGCGAGCGGTACCCCCTCGCAGGGCCGCTGGCCGTCAACATCACCTCCTGCGAGTTCTGGGACCGGCCGGCGGAGCCGCCGACGGTGCTCGACAACGACGTCCCGGCCCTGCTCGTGGCCGCCACCGGCGACCCCCGCACCGTCTACGCCAGTGCCCGGACCATACGCGAGCAATGGCCGAGCTCCCGCCTGCTCACGGTGAAGGGCGCCCGCCAGCACGGCCTGTACGGCGAGTACGGCAACGCCTGCGTGGACGCGCGCGTCAACGCCTACCTGAACACGGGCAGGCTTCCCGCGTACGACCTCACCTGCGAGGCGCGAGGCTGA